CGAATCCTTTTACAGCTTCCATAGCGGATTTTATCGCTTTTTCAACGGCACCTTTCGTCATTATGCCAGTACTACTGAAACCCCAGATGCCCCTGTTCCATACCCTGATACTGATGCCCGAAAGATTGCGAATTGAGGCTTCTTTTAGTACACCGTTTTCTACACGGAATGCTCTTATTGTCCTGCGTTGGTATTTTAATAAGATGGGGAATTTTGTTTCCAGCAGGACAGATTTGAGAAAATCCAGCATTTCTTCACCTCCATGTTCTAGTGCGGTATCATTATAACGTGTGAATGATTAATATAAGAAACGAGGTGGTCCTGTGATAAACATCTTCAGGTCAGGACTCTTTGAAGAAAACACATACTTTATCGAAGACGGTGAAAAAATTATTGTGATAGATCCGGGAAAAGGTACTTTTGAAGAGATAAAAAAGTTCAATAAAGACAAATTATTGATTCTATTGACTCACTCTCATGTAGACCATATGTTCGACCTCCCTCATTTTAAGGGTAGTGAACTCTACTTCAATGAAACTATTGAGTTTCTCACAAACACGAGAACGAATCTTTCTTTATATTTTCCAATGGGAGAATTGAGGATTGAAAGATTCAGAATTTTAACCAAGGAAGAACTACCAGATTTTGAGATTATCAAAACACCAGGACACACTCCGGGATCTGTGTGCTTCCTCTTTAGGAATAGGTTCCTTTTCACAGGTGACACGTTGTTTTCAAATTCCGTCGGGAGAACAGACCTGCCTGGAGGAAGTGAAGAGAACCTTGTTGGTTCTCTGAAGATATTGCGCAGTTTACTCGAAGAAAAACCAGATCTTGAAATTCTCCCTGGACACGGATTCCCTTCAAAGGCGAGTTGGATTTTACATCAAAATCCATATCTTTCTAACCTATGATCAGCGTAAGAACTTCATCTTTTGGTTGAACCAGTATATCTTAAAGAGCAAAGAGCGTTTTCCAGGTTTCAGTTTTGAAGTTTTCTCAATCAACTTATCACCAATTTTCCAGCTTTTATCGAAAACTTCAGCAGAAAAGGCTTTCAAAGTCTCAAAATCCGGAACACCTTCTTTGAAAAGTTCTTTTGTTCTTTTCAGTAGTTCAGACTCGTAATCCGCAACAACCTCTTCAAAATACATTTCAGCCAGTTCGTAGTTTCTCAGGGAGTTTCTGTAAAATCTCTCCCAGTGGTACCAGTGCTTCAGGGCTTCCTCTTCTGAATCATATGGCAGAGTACTTTCTTTGCTGTTGAACCATACGGGTTTGTATATCGATAGACAGGGAGCACTATTATTGGTTACCCATACAGTTGTAACATCACCTATTTCGCATATCATGGAAGCGGTCGTTTGGCTTGAGATTATGCCTCCCGCGTGCATACAGATGTCCTTCATAGATCCTTTTGTGATGGTATTCCCTGAAATATGGTCTCGCATGATATCCATCATTTCTTTTGCCGTGAGTTCTGGGAGTTTCTCTCTGATAAGCCATTCTGTTCTTTTCTTTCTGTCCCTTCCTCCTGAAAGGACGGCATAAAGCCTTCTTTCGTAAGCCTTATTGAACTCAAAATCGTCTATACTTTTGCACCATCCCTTTCTGACAGCATTCTGTATCGTGTCAGGATGGATCAAATCAAAATCGTTGCTTATGGTGAGGAGGTTGGAAATTGTTCCTATGGTCTCCACTTTTTTTGCAGCCCAGTATTTTCCAGCAGTCTCTAGAATCCATGCTTCTTTTTTGTCGGCGATAATAAATGAGTTATGGTACTTAAGCCTTTTCGTGAACCCCCCGTTTCCTCCCTGACCATGACTTTCTAACAGGGCTGTTATAATCTCCAGAGCAGAATCCGCAGAGTCTGCTCTTTCCAGGGCGATGCGCAGGATGTCCATGCCAAGAAGACCTTTTTCCTGTACGGGTTCTTTTGTAAATACCGCTTCATTGCCGATCACGACATTATCTTCGTTGATTCCCATTTCACCCCCCCACATCCAGGAAGGCTTCGAAAGTAGAATGGCTTTTGTTCTTTTTACCTGAGGGATTTTTATGTAAGTAGTAGACAGTTCTTTTTCCTCATGGTAAAGCGAAGGAAAATAGACCATGACCTGTGGTTCATTGGGTTCCCGGTCGCTATTTTTGGCAAAGAGCATCCTATCTCCGGTGATTTTCGGTGTTATCACAATAGTGTCACACACTATGCTCACCTTCCCCTAGTTCTGTACCATATCTGACCGATGAACTCATGGATGCCTGAGAGATTCGCTTCCAGAGCATCACTGCTAGGTAGAAAATCGACCCAGCTGATGGGAGCGTAGTCGTAGAGATAGTCTGTTGGATAACTGATAACTCTGACTCCGTTTTGTAAAAAGGCATCGGTGGCTCTCTTCATATGAACGGCTGAAGTGACGAGAATTACTTTACTCCAGTTGTTCTCATGGTAAATTTTTGAGACGTAGTAAGCGTTTTCCGCTGTAGTTCTGGCCGATACGTCAACCAGGATATCCTCTTCATCGATCCCCCATTCTTTCAACACCTTTGCCATAACCTCTGCCTCCGCTGGACCATCTCTACCTAACGGGGAACCGCCTGTAACTATTATTGGTATTTTGAGCGTTTTGTAGAGTTCGAATCCTTTCAGTAATCGTTTGAGGGAATGGACACTCAGTTCGGTTTCCTGCTGAGTTAGAACAATTCCCCCACCGAGAACAACAATGGCGTCGCCAGTTGCAAGGGACTCGATTGAAGGTAGGGAGATATCAGTTTCAAGGGGTTTCAGGTACAGGTATGTTCCAATACCTGAACTGAGCAGGTAGAGAAAAAAAGCCACCAACAGCTCAATATATGCCAGAAGCTTTTGACCAGGATTTAATGCTTTTTTTAGGCTAAGTATACCCACTATGAACAGAACAAATATGATTATTCCAGGAGGTGTGAGCAGTGCACTCAGGAATTTTTCAAAATAAAACATCCACTCACCTCAATACATTACCTTCCGCCTCTTACGGCAAGTATTGCCATAAGGTTGTCTGTAATCAGGTAATCACAGCATGTTCGTACTTTCATCGCCAGTTCAGAGTCATTCAGAGTCCATAGCGCAACCTTGATGTTCCTCTCGCGGAGACTCTTCAGAAGATCCATGCTCGCTTCCAAACTGAAGTTTTCGAATATCTGAACGGGTAGGTGCATAGAGTAGGGGTTATAATGAGCTATAAGTTCTTCTATATATTCCAGGCCTTTGCCTTCCGCTTCTTCGCCAATTAATAGGCCAATCTTCGCCTTGGGGTCAGATTTCCTTACATCTAGTAAACACTCGTGAATGAACGAAGAAAAGATTGTCCTGTCCAGAGCATTAAAGCTTCTAACTAATGGTACAACGAATTTGGCGGCATCAGGATCCTTTATTTCTACGTTGATTATAGCGTCATTTGGAAGTTCAAGATATGCCTTTTCAAGTGTTGTGAGCTTTTCGTCGGATATGAGTTTCGCTTTTTTCAGTTCCTTATAACTCACTTCCTTTATTTTGATTTCTATACCGAATAATCTCTTCAAATCTTCATCGTGAGTGAGGATTAGAGAACCATCCTTTGTCAGCCACACGTCCGTTTCTACGCCATCTGCGCCAAATTGAGTGGCTCTGATGAGGGAAAGGAGACTGTTTTCCCCTTCTCCTTTTCCCATTCCCCTATGTCCGAGAACCTTAACCATTTTCATCATCTCCTATATTGAGGAAGGTATTTTTCTTTTCCCCTTCCTTCGCTATAATTTCATTCGCCTTTGTAACGATTTCATCAATTCTATCTCCTTTGCCCTGTCGGAATGCCTCTTCTTCCAGTGTCCCCCACAATATATCCCCGCATACCATGACTTTCAGGCCCTCTTTGAAGAAAAAATCAATGAGATAGGGATATTTTTCAACGATTTCTTCTATCTTCATGCTTTTTTCTATCATAGGAGCCCCTCCTTGAATCAGCGTCTTCAATTGAAAATTATAGCAGTTTATATGTCTTATTCTAAGGTATGCTTGTTAATGCACATTTTTCGCTTTAAACCTTCATTCCTTATACTTGATAATGGGGAATATTCAAATGGAGGCGATCAGTGGTGGAAAGAATTGAAGAACACCCAATCCTCTCCTTCAAAAGGGGGAGGAAAATCCGCTTTTTCTTTGAGGGTAAAGAGTTGGTGGCATATGAAGGGGAAACAATAGCCGCTGCTCTACATGCCAATGGAATAAGAGTTCTTAGACACACTCCGAAGAAAGTGAGAGCGCAGGGTCTTTTTTGTGCTATCGGGAAGTGTTCCTCCTGCCTTATGGAAGTTAATGGCCTTCCTAATGTCAGGACCTGTATAACCCCCGTAAAAGAGGGAATGGCTGTACGCCGTCAAAAGGGAAGGGGTGAGCTCTTTGACTGAGTACGATGTCCTTATTGTTGGAGGAGGCCCTGCTGGATTAACCGCAGCTATTGAAACGGGTAAAGCCGGCCTGAGAACGCTCGTGGTTGATGAAGGTGTCAGATTTGGCGGTCAGCTCGTCAAGCAGACCCACAAGTTCTTTGGGAATGAAGAATTCTACGCTTCCGTCAGAGGTTTCGAGATAGCTGAAAAGTTACTCGGAGAACTGAAAGGTATGGCTAACGTTGAATTAATGGCCGAATCAACAGTGGTTGGAGTGTATGAAGATGGTGTGCCGGTTTTACACAGACCAACCGACAGTACAACGCTTTTCAACCCGAAAAAGCTGATCATAGCCACGGGAGCTTCGGAAAAATTCCTCCAGTTTGAAAACAATGACCTCCCGGGTGTATATGGAGCGGGTGCTGTTCAGACTCTCATGAACCAGTTTGGCATCCTACCCGGTAAAAACGTGCTCATGATCGGTTCGGGGAATATCGGCTTGATAGTAAGCTACCAACTGATGCAAGCTGGAGTCAACGTTAAAGCAGTTATCGAAGCATCGGACAGGATAGGTGGTTATCAGGTACATGCGAACAAAGTTAAAAGACTGGGTATTCCGATACTGCTTCGTCACACGATTGTCAGGGCACTAGGAAAAGACGACGTACAAGGAGCCGTTGTCGCAAAAGTTGACGAGTCATGGAAAATTATTCCAGGTACCGAAAGAGAATTTGTCGTTGATACAATCTGTATTGCTGTTGGATTGACTCCCTCTGCAGAGCTAGTCGCTCAAGCTGGTGGGAAATTGCGTTTCGTCTCTGAACTGGGTGGCTATGTCCCTGTGAGAGATGAGAACATGAGAACTACCGTACCTGATGTCTTTGTAGCGGGTGATGTGAGTGGTATCGAAGAGGCGACAACAGCCATGATTGAAGGAAGGATTGCAGGACTAAGCTGTGTACGAGATCTCAAAGGAACCACCGATGAAGAGAGACTCAAAGATCTGAAAAAACAGCTAGTTCGTTTCAGAAGTGGGCCGACCTTTACAAAGGTAAGAAAAGGATTGGAAAAACTCAACCTCTCGTTTCCTGCCACACTACCAGAGGGAGAAGTACAATCTTTACATGAGGCCTTTAGAGGTAAAATGAGGCCGATTATAGAATGCAGCGAAGCTATCCCCTGTAACCCCTGTGAGACAAGTTGTCCATTTGGTGCCATCACGGTTGGAGACAATATAAATAATATTCCGGTTATAGACTATGAAAAATGTACCGGTTGTGGTATTTGTGCCACCAAATGTCCGGGACTGGCCATCTTCATGATACAGGAAAATGAAGAGAAGGGGATAGCCATTGTGGGCATACCATACGAATTCTTGCCTGTACCCTCTAAAGACGAGCTTGTTTATGCTCTCAGAAAGGACGGCAGTGTAGCGGGTACCGCCAGAGTGACGAAGGTAGTAAAAGCTCCAAATAATACAACGATGGTCTACATAGAAGTTCCTCTGAAAGAAGCTATGGAAATCAGGCATATAAAAGCCGTGGAAAGAGAACCCCAGGCTTTCGTATGTCGTTGTGAAGAATTGACTGTTGAAGAGGTAGAGAAGGCCATAGACGAGGGATATACAGATTTCGAAGAGTTACGCCGGAAGTTGAGGATAGCTATGGGGCCCTGTGGCGGTCGCACCTGCAGATTGAACGCGTTGATGATTATATCACGCAAGACAGGTGTGCCCATTGAAGAGCTCGACCCGGGTACGTTTAGACCACCTGTTGTTCCCACTACGTTCAAGGCGATCAGTAAAAGCGCCAAAGGTGGTGAAAAAGATGAAAACTGAAGCTTCGGTCGTCATTATTGGAGGAGGCATCGTGGGGACCGCCATAGCGTTTCATCTATGTAAAGAAGGATTGAAGGACGTGGTGCTTGTCGAAAAATCGTACCTTTCTTCCGGAGCCACCGGTCGTTGTGGTGGTGGAATCAGGCAACAATGGAGCGAGAGAATGAACGTCAGGTTGGCTATGCGGAGCGTGAAACTCTTTGAGCGCTTCCATGAAGATGTGGGAATGGATATTGAGTATTACCAGGGGGGATATTTACTCCTCGCATACACCGACGAAGAAGTTGAGCTCTTCCATAAAAATGTAGCGATGCAACAAGAAGAGGGTTTGAATGTGAGGATATTGAGCAAGGAAGAAACAGCCAGGAAATTTCCATTCATGAATTTGGCTGGCTTGAAACTCGCGACTTTCTGCCCTACTGATGGTCATGCCAACCCACACCTCGCAACAATGGCTTACGCCAAAGCAGCAGAAAAAATGGGGGCAACGATACTGGCCCGCACTGAAGTCACGGATATAGATGTGCAGAACGGTCAGATTGTTGGGATCCAGACGACGAAGGGTTACATAAAGACCTCTGTGGTGGTAAACGCAACTGGGGGATTCTCGAGAGAAGTCGGACTCATGGCAGGTGTTGAGTTACCGACAGAATCTTACAGACACCAGATATTCGTTACAGAACCGCTGGAACACATTCTTGATCCTCTAGTAATAAGCTTCACTAACAACTTCTACATAAGGCAGACGAAATCGGGGAACTTCGTTATGGGGCAGGGCGACAAGGACGAACCACCTAGTCACAAGCACGATCCGAGCTGGAAGTTCCTTGTGGAAATGACCACCAAAATGCCGAAATTTTTTCCTTTCTTGAAG
This genomic interval from Kosmotoga pacifica contains the following:
- a CDS encoding YdcF family protein, which encodes MFYFEKFLSALLTPPGIIIFVLFIVGILSLKKALNPGQKLLAYIELLVAFFLYLLSSGIGTYLYLKPLETDISLPSIESLATGDAIVVLGGGIVLTQQETELSVHSLKRLLKGFELYKTLKIPIIVTGGSPLGRDGPAEAEVMAKVLKEWGIDEEDILVDVSARTTAENAYYVSKIYHENNWSKVILVTSAVHMKRATDAFLQNGVRVISYPTDYLYDYAPISWVDFLPSSDALEANLSGIHEFIGQIWYRTRGR
- a CDS encoding glycerophosphodiester phosphodiesterase family protein, coding for MKMVKVLGHRGMGKGEGENSLLSLIRATQFGADGVETDVWLTKDGSLILTHDEDLKRLFGIEIKIKEVSYKELKKAKLISDEKLTTLEKAYLELPNDAIINVEIKDPDAAKFVVPLVRSFNALDRTIFSSFIHECLLDVRKSDPKAKIGLLIGEEAEGKGLEYIEELIAHYNPYSMHLPVQIFENFSLEASMDLLKSLRERNIKVALWTLNDSELAMKVRTCCDYLITDNLMAILAVRGGR
- a CDS encoding MBL fold metallo-hydrolase translates to MINIFRSGLFEENTYFIEDGEKIIVIDPGKGTFEEIKKFNKDKLLILLTHSHVDHMFDLPHFKGSELYFNETIEFLTNTRTNLSLYFPMGELRIERFRILTKEELPDFEIIKTPGHTPGSVCFLFRNRFLFTGDTLFSNSVGRTDLPGGSEENLVGSLKILRSLLEEKPDLEILPGHGFPSKASWILHQNPYLSNL
- a CDS encoding (2Fe-2S)-binding protein — its product is MERIEEHPILSFKRGRKIRFFFEGKELVAYEGETIAAALHANGIRVLRHTPKKVRAQGLFCAIGKCSSCLMEVNGLPNVRTCITPVKEGMAVRRQKGRGELFD
- a CDS encoding FAD-dependent oxidoreductase, which translates into the protein MTEYDVLIVGGGPAGLTAAIETGKAGLRTLVVDEGVRFGGQLVKQTHKFFGNEEFYASVRGFEIAEKLLGELKGMANVELMAESTVVGVYEDGVPVLHRPTDSTTLFNPKKLIIATGASEKFLQFENNDLPGVYGAGAVQTLMNQFGILPGKNVLMIGSGNIGLIVSYQLMQAGVNVKAVIEASDRIGGYQVHANKVKRLGIPILLRHTIVRALGKDDVQGAVVAKVDESWKIIPGTEREFVVDTICIAVGLTPSAELVAQAGGKLRFVSELGGYVPVRDENMRTTVPDVFVAGDVSGIEEATTAMIEGRIAGLSCVRDLKGTTDEERLKDLKKQLVRFRSGPTFTKVRKGLEKLNLSFPATLPEGEVQSLHEAFRGKMRPIIECSEAIPCNPCETSCPFGAITVGDNINNIPVIDYEKCTGCGICATKCPGLAIFMIQENEEKGIAIVGIPYEFLPVPSKDELVYALRKDGSVAGTARVTKVVKAPNNTTMVYIEVPLKEAMEIRHIKAVEREPQAFVCRCEELTVEEVEKAIDEGYTDFEELRRKLRIAMGPCGGRTCRLNALMIISRKTGVPIEELDPGTFRPPVVPTTFKAISKSAKGGEKDEN
- a CDS encoding NAD(P)/FAD-dependent oxidoreductase — its product is MKTEASVVIIGGGIVGTAIAFHLCKEGLKDVVLVEKSYLSSGATGRCGGGIRQQWSERMNVRLAMRSVKLFERFHEDVGMDIEYYQGGYLLLAYTDEEVELFHKNVAMQQEEGLNVRILSKEETARKFPFMNLAGLKLATFCPTDGHANPHLATMAYAKAAEKMGATILARTEVTDIDVQNGQIVGIQTTKGYIKTSVVVNATGGFSREVGLMAGVELPTESYRHQIFVTEPLEHILDPLVISFTNNFYIRQTKSGNFVMGQGDKDEPPSHKHDPSWKFLVEMTTKMPKFFPFLKNVRVLRHWAGLYNMSPDAQPIIDKAESVSDFYFAVGFSGHGFMLAPAVGEAIAEWIVHGHPKKVDISNLKLERFSKGVSKEKNVV
- a CDS encoding C69 family dipeptidase, with amino-acid sequence MCDTIVITPKITGDRMLFAKNSDREPNEPQVMVYFPSLYHEEKELSTTYIKIPQVKRTKAILLSKPSWMWGGEMGINEDNVVIGNEAVFTKEPVQEKGLLGMDILRIALERADSADSALEIITALLESHGQGGNGGFTKRLKYHNSFIIADKKEAWILETAGKYWAAKKVETIGTISNLLTISNDFDLIHPDTIQNAVRKGWCKSIDDFEFNKAYERRLYAVLSGGRDRKKRTEWLIREKLPELTAKEMMDIMRDHISGNTITKGSMKDICMHAGGIISSQTTASMICEIGDVTTVWVTNNSAPCLSIYKPVWFNSKESTLPYDSEEEALKHWYHWERFYRNSLRNYELAEMYFEEVVADYESELLKRTKELFKEGVPDFETLKAFSAEVFDKSWKIGDKLIEKTSKLKPGKRSLLFKIYWFNQKMKFLR
- a CDS encoding DUF1858 domain-containing protein, with product MIEKSMKIEEIVEKYPYLIDFFFKEGLKVMVCGDILWGTLEEEAFRQGKGDRIDEIVTKANEIIAKEGEKKNTFLNIGDDENG